One genomic segment of Gadus chalcogrammus isolate NIFS_2021 chromosome 3, NIFS_Gcha_1.0, whole genome shotgun sequence includes these proteins:
- the LOC130379856 gene encoding zinc finger protein 180-like isoform X2 gives MSDMDTLIAGFQTQLSDVMETILKTAMFEVTRLVEDGLFEQLKSRCHEVESLKVQLQLTESRLGDVDFMMRTSDECHFNRGDDPFSASPYRAEDGLETLNSGSGVTEECRLKQEIIFMDHHVKGCGQKVLTNARTAQVSEKLPNSLNGLSHSQESSEKSDVVVKVENEAQLPCSVELQEVLGVLNDGVSGSTFHSLDEMSDLQSAQTARSSKESPGTGRQNGLSSTNTFPEDEEDFVLPLDMDSEQGGLSLLHNHILNTANDSDAALPSDSLKRMDHELMQPVSSEARLQMSHAGDVVIKQEIVLDSDEEEEEALLGKQATDSAIAFPPCQLKNHKVRLNVPGHSYISHRAKVQEAAKRHFKMGTSLALKAAVRPYRPIRRTHLTVSSGAITGHSLAASAGIHHKTPSSFRSAPSPHSAQAAALGGKQFTADAQNCLPTAGGKAQYQAPGSQHAGLLSGLGSVPQGPRHRCGQCGRCFADSSNLRAHLQTHTGERPFSCSLCGRSFTKLSNLKAHRRVHTGERPYCCMACGKGFTQKCNLKRHQRIHLNV, from the exons ATGTCAGACATGGACACCCTGATCGCCGGGTTCCAGACTCAGCTGTCTGATGTCATGGAGACCATCCTGAAGACGGCGATGTTCGAGGTGACCAGGCTGGTGGAGGACGGGCTGTTCGAGCAGCTGAAGAGCAGGTGTCACGAGGTGGAGTCTCTGAAGGTGCAGCTGCAGCTGACAGAGAGCAGACTGGGCGATGTGGACTTTATGATGAGGACCAGTGATGAATGCCATTTTAACCGTGGAGATGATCCTTTTAGTGCATCCCCATATCGGGCTGAAGATGGGCTTGAAACACTGAATTCCG GTTCAGGTGTCACAGAAGAGTGTCGATTGAAACAGGAGATAATCTTTATGGACCATCATGTAAAAGGCTGTGGACAGAAAGTTCTGACAAACGCGAGGACGGCACAGGTGTCTGAAAAGCTCCCCAACAGTCTCAACGGTTTGAGTCATTCACAG GAATCCAGTGAGAAGTCTGATGTGGTTGTGAAGGTGGAGAATGAGGCCCAGCTGCCTTGTTCAGTCGAGCTCCAAGAAGTCCTGGGGGTTTTAAACGACG GTGTAAGTGGATCTACATTTCACAGCCTTGATGAAATGTCAGATTTACAATCTGCACAGACAGCGAGAAGCTCTAAAGAGTCACCAGGGACCGGCAGACAGAACGGGCTCTCTTCTACAAACACCTTCCCTGAGGACGAAGAAGACTTTGTTTTGCCCTTGGACATGGACTCCGAACAAGGGGGATTGTCTCTCTTGCATAACCACATACTAAATACTGCCAACGACTCTGACGCAGCCCTTCCAAGCGATTCCCTAAAACGAATGGACCATGAACTGATGCAGCCCGTTTCGTCTGAGGCAAGACTACAAATGAGCCATGCGGGAGATGTGGTTATCAAGCAGGAGATTGTTTTAGATtcggacgaggaagaggaggaggcgctgCTGGGCAAACAGGCAACAGACTCGGCCATCGCGTTCCCCCCGTGTCAGTTGAAGAACCACAAGGTGAGGTTGAACGTTCCCGGCCACAGCTACATCTCCCATCGGGCCAAAGTGCAGGAAGCCGCCAAGCGGCATTTCAAAATGGGCACGAGTCTCGCGCTGAAGGCCGCCGTCCGACCCTACCGACCGATCAGGAGGACCCATCTCACCGTCTCCTCCGGTGCAATCACGGGCCATTCTCTCGCCGCGAGCGCCGGCATCCACCACAAAACCCCGTCCTCGTTCAGGTCGGCTCCGTCTCCACACTCGGCACAGGCGGCCGCCCTCGGCGGCAAACAATTCACGGCCGACGCCCAAAATTGCCTGCCCACGGCGGGCGGCAAAGCCCAGTACCAAGCCCCCGGCTCCCAGCACGCCGGCCTGCTCTCGGGCCTCGGCTCGGTCCCTCAGGGCCCCAGGCATCGCTGCGGCCAGTGCGGCCGGTGCTTCGCCGACTCGAGCAACCTGAGGGCCCATCTGCAGACGCACACGGGGGAGCGGCCCTTCAGCTGCTCGCTGTGCGGCCGCAGCTTCACCAAGCTGAGCAACCTGAAGGCGCACCGGCGCGTGCACACCGGGGAGAGGCCCTACTGCTGCATGGCCTGTGGGAAGGGCTTCACGCAGAAGTGCAACCTGAAACGCCACCAGAGGATCCACCTCAATGTCTGA
- the LOC130379856 gene encoding zinc finger protein 180-like isoform X1: MDLFPRLRIRGGTISIMSDMDTLIAGFQTQLSDVMETILKTAMFEVTRLVEDGLFEQLKSRCHEVESLKVQLQLTESRLGDVDFMMRTSDECHFNRGDDPFSASPYRAEDGLETLNSGSGVTEECRLKQEIIFMDHHVKGCGQKVLTNARTAQVSEKLPNSLNGLSHSQESSEKSDVVVKVENEAQLPCSVELQEVLGVLNDGVSGSTFHSLDEMSDLQSAQTARSSKESPGTGRQNGLSSTNTFPEDEEDFVLPLDMDSEQGGLSLLHNHILNTANDSDAALPSDSLKRMDHELMQPVSSEARLQMSHAGDVVIKQEIVLDSDEEEEEALLGKQATDSAIAFPPCQLKNHKVRLNVPGHSYISHRAKVQEAAKRHFKMGTSLALKAAVRPYRPIRRTHLTVSSGAITGHSLAASAGIHHKTPSSFRSAPSPHSAQAAALGGKQFTADAQNCLPTAGGKAQYQAPGSQHAGLLSGLGSVPQGPRHRCGQCGRCFADSSNLRAHLQTHTGERPFSCSLCGRSFTKLSNLKAHRRVHTGERPYCCMACGKGFTQKCNLKRHQRIHLNV, from the exons ATGGATTTGTTCCCTCG TTTAAGGATTAGGGGGGGAACCATCTCCATCATGTCAGACATGGACACCCTGATCGCCGGGTTCCAGACTCAGCTGTCTGATGTCATGGAGACCATCCTGAAGACGGCGATGTTCGAGGTGACCAGGCTGGTGGAGGACGGGCTGTTCGAGCAGCTGAAGAGCAGGTGTCACGAGGTGGAGTCTCTGAAGGTGCAGCTGCAGCTGACAGAGAGCAGACTGGGCGATGTGGACTTTATGATGAGGACCAGTGATGAATGCCATTTTAACCGTGGAGATGATCCTTTTAGTGCATCCCCATATCGGGCTGAAGATGGGCTTGAAACACTGAATTCCG GTTCAGGTGTCACAGAAGAGTGTCGATTGAAACAGGAGATAATCTTTATGGACCATCATGTAAAAGGCTGTGGACAGAAAGTTCTGACAAACGCGAGGACGGCACAGGTGTCTGAAAAGCTCCCCAACAGTCTCAACGGTTTGAGTCATTCACAG GAATCCAGTGAGAAGTCTGATGTGGTTGTGAAGGTGGAGAATGAGGCCCAGCTGCCTTGTTCAGTCGAGCTCCAAGAAGTCCTGGGGGTTTTAAACGACG GTGTAAGTGGATCTACATTTCACAGCCTTGATGAAATGTCAGATTTACAATCTGCACAGACAGCGAGAAGCTCTAAAGAGTCACCAGGGACCGGCAGACAGAACGGGCTCTCTTCTACAAACACCTTCCCTGAGGACGAAGAAGACTTTGTTTTGCCCTTGGACATGGACTCCGAACAAGGGGGATTGTCTCTCTTGCATAACCACATACTAAATACTGCCAACGACTCTGACGCAGCCCTTCCAAGCGATTCCCTAAAACGAATGGACCATGAACTGATGCAGCCCGTTTCGTCTGAGGCAAGACTACAAATGAGCCATGCGGGAGATGTGGTTATCAAGCAGGAGATTGTTTTAGATtcggacgaggaagaggaggaggcgctgCTGGGCAAACAGGCAACAGACTCGGCCATCGCGTTCCCCCCGTGTCAGTTGAAGAACCACAAGGTGAGGTTGAACGTTCCCGGCCACAGCTACATCTCCCATCGGGCCAAAGTGCAGGAAGCCGCCAAGCGGCATTTCAAAATGGGCACGAGTCTCGCGCTGAAGGCCGCCGTCCGACCCTACCGACCGATCAGGAGGACCCATCTCACCGTCTCCTCCGGTGCAATCACGGGCCATTCTCTCGCCGCGAGCGCCGGCATCCACCACAAAACCCCGTCCTCGTTCAGGTCGGCTCCGTCTCCACACTCGGCACAGGCGGCCGCCCTCGGCGGCAAACAATTCACGGCCGACGCCCAAAATTGCCTGCCCACGGCGGGCGGCAAAGCCCAGTACCAAGCCCCCGGCTCCCAGCACGCCGGCCTGCTCTCGGGCCTCGGCTCGGTCCCTCAGGGCCCCAGGCATCGCTGCGGCCAGTGCGGCCGGTGCTTCGCCGACTCGAGCAACCTGAGGGCCCATCTGCAGACGCACACGGGGGAGCGGCCCTTCAGCTGCTCGCTGTGCGGCCGCAGCTTCACCAAGCTGAGCAACCTGAAGGCGCACCGGCGCGTGCACACCGGGGAGAGGCCCTACTGCTGCATGGCCTGTGGGAAGGGCTTCACGCAGAAGTGCAACCTGAAACGCCACCAGAGGATCCACCTCAATGTCTGA